The following proteins come from a genomic window of Nitrospira sp.:
- a CDS encoding Cytochrome c, class I, which yields MGREGVRTVMAATMTLTAGLLVLFQAPSFGSDHSRAKDLIQRTCVQCHRLEGAADSRFNLRAPDLIWAGSKYQRPWLIRWLTGKEAPLYAKGYRWDLTDVPAKHPMVTESEANEIADYFAEYNKDPRVTVGAFDLSKVTKFDVQFGAAAYKAHACLGSGTGMMSFASLSDEHVWQLVHYIRSLVK from the coding sequence ATGGGTCGGGAAGGAGTCAGGACAGTGATGGCAGCCACCATGACGTTGACAGCAGGACTGCTGGTCCTATTTCAGGCCCCATCTTTCGGGAGTGATCACTCTCGCGCAAAGGATCTTATTCAACGAACCTGTGTTCAATGTCACCGGTTGGAAGGTGCAGCCGATTCCCGGTTCAATCTCCGGGCTCCCGACTTGATTTGGGCCGGCAGTAAGTATCAACGGCCTTGGCTCATTCGCTGGCTCACCGGAAAGGAAGCCCCGCTCTATGCCAAAGGCTATCGATGGGACCTGACGGACGTACCGGCGAAACATCCGATGGTGACAGAGTCTGAGGCCAACGAAATCGCCGATTACTTCGCCGAATACAACAAAGATCCACGCGTCACGGTCGGCGCCTTTGATTTATCGAAGGTCACGAAGTTCGACGTCCAATTTGGTGCGGCGGCGTATAAAGCGCACGCCTGTCTCGGCTCTGGAACCGGCATGATGTCGTTTGCTTCGCTGTCGGATGAACACGTATGGCAGCTTGTTCATTACATACGAAGTCTGGTGAAATAG
- a CDS encoding CBS-domain containing protein, translating to MTTLAEPGVPAGGFKTVGQIRATNAVVFRRDQNAMGIAVELLATHTPGAPVVDERGTFIGFISEFDILRALEAKKDLNRLTAEDVMVKDHIAVTEETSFDEAVRIMEDKRLLNLPVKKNGKVAYSVTRHDLLRAWIGLGVSIEDAAG from the coding sequence ATGACTACGTTAGCTGAGCCAGGGGTTCCTGCGGGAGGGTTCAAGACGGTGGGGCAGATACGCGCAACGAACGCGGTTGTTTTTCGTCGTGATCAGAATGCAATGGGAATTGCCGTTGAACTCCTGGCCACTCATACCCCCGGCGCACCGGTCGTCGACGAACGAGGTACCTTCATCGGCTTCATCAGCGAGTTCGACATTCTTCGGGCACTGGAAGCCAAAAAGGATCTCAACCGTTTAACAGCCGAAGATGTGATGGTGAAGGACCACATCGCCGTGACTGAGGAGACCAGTTTCGATGAAGCTGTAAGGATCATGGAGGACAAACGACTCTTAAACTTGCCGGTGAAGAAGAACGGAAAGGTGGCATACTCAGTCACTCGCCATGATCTTTTGAGAGCCTGGATCGGGCTTGGCGTGTCCATCGAAGATGCGGCCGGCTGA
- a CDS encoding Toxin HigB has product MLACISSIDIQCEAMIKSFRCIDTEKLFRGERVRRFQGIESVARRKLEMIAAAKRMDDLRSPPANRLEALKSDRIGQHSIRVNDQFRVCFHWNDGAENVEIVDYH; this is encoded by the coding sequence ATGCTTGCCTGTATATCGAGTATCGATATACAATGTGAGGCGATGATCAAAAGCTTCCGCTGCATCGATACCGAAAAGCTATTTCGCGGTGAACGTGTGAGGCGGTTTCAGGGTATCGAATCTGTAGCGCGTCGGAAGCTGGAAATGATTGCAGCTGCCAAGCGGATGGATGATTTGCGGAGTCCACCTGCTAACCGACTGGAAGCTCTCAAGAGTGACCGTATTGGACAACACAGCATTCGAGTGAACGATCAGTTTCGCGTCTGTTTTCATTGGAACGACGGTGCGGAGAATGTGGAAATCGTAGACTATCATTAA
- a CDS encoding Antitoxin HigA yields the protein MRKKLLPPIHPGEILREEFMKPLDLSANALAQRLGVTTARVNEIANERRGITADTALRLARCFSTTPEFWMNLQQRYELEAARRSVGTVVERKVVALDLAG from the coding sequence ATGCGCAAGAAACTATTGCCGCCTATTCATCCGGGGGAGATCTTGAGGGAAGAGTTCATGAAACCGCTGGATCTATCCGCCAACGCTTTAGCACAACGGCTTGGTGTGACGACTGCGCGTGTTAACGAGATTGCGAACGAACGGCGTGGCATCACTGCCGATACCGCCCTTCGATTGGCCCGCTGCTTTTCCACAACGCCGGAATTCTGGATGAATCTCCAGCAACGATATGAGCTGGAAGCGGCACGCCGATCAGTCGGCACGGTAGTGGAACGCAAGGTGGTGGCACTCGACTTGGCAGGATAG
- a CDS encoding Cytochrome c peroxidase gives MKFRLWLSGVLLLGLTTVVSAESETILPNLFPFPNSTGVLKTFNATGKLDLTGPFFQSLGTNGRSCASCHQPGDAWSVSAEHVGDRFERSHGQDPIFRPNDGSNCDHDIETSTVEGRRAAYSLLRTRGLFRIALAVPAGAEFDVVSVKNPYGCSEMSTLSTYRRPLPSTNLRFLSTVMWDGRESSTQTDTKPITFATNPSDLLADLAHQALDATLGHAQASTPPTAEQQKKIVDFEMALTTAQAIDFGVGALDVHGASGGPVILATQPFYIGINDPLGLNPFKTPFTPVVFSLFTNHWAHAAAHDHHGHQGNRRASILRGQELFNSYHINITGVGGLNDATGLPLIKGTCGTCHDSFNVGNHSMSVPLNIGIADVTNPLGVHYLPVITLRNKADGTEVSTTDPGRALITGKWADIGKFKGPILRGLAARAPYFHNGSAATLKETVEFYNIRFSMGLTHHQITDLAAFLSTL, from the coding sequence GTGAAATTCCGCCTCTGGCTCTCAGGCGTGCTGCTGCTTGGTCTTACCACGGTTGTATCTGCGGAATCCGAAACTATTCTTCCGAATCTCTTTCCTTTCCCTAATTCCACCGGCGTGCTGAAGACCTTCAACGCTACGGGGAAGCTTGATTTGACCGGTCCCTTCTTTCAAAGCCTCGGAACCAACGGTCGCTCCTGCGCCAGTTGCCATCAGCCCGGCGATGCCTGGTCCGTGTCGGCGGAACACGTTGGCGACCGGTTTGAACGTTCGCACGGCCAAGATCCGATCTTTCGTCCCAACGATGGGTCGAATTGCGATCACGACATCGAGACCTCGACGGTGGAAGGCCGACGTGCGGCCTATAGCCTTCTCCGCACTCGTGGATTGTTCCGTATAGCACTCGCCGTGCCGGCTGGAGCTGAGTTTGATGTCGTGAGCGTCAAGAATCCCTACGGGTGCAGCGAGATGAGCACGCTCTCCACGTATCGCCGCCCGCTGCCGTCCACCAACCTGCGGTTTCTCAGCACCGTGATGTGGGATGGGCGCGAGTCGTCGACCCAAACCGACACGAAGCCGATCACTTTCGCCACGAATCCCTCCGATCTCCTCGCCGATCTGGCCCATCAGGCGCTGGATGCCACGCTGGGGCACGCCCAAGCTTCAACGCCACCCACTGCAGAACAGCAAAAGAAGATCGTGGACTTTGAAATGGCCCTCACGACGGCGCAGGCCATAGATTTCGGCGTGGGAGCCCTCGATGTTCATGGCGCAAGCGGCGGCCCGGTCATCCTCGCAACACAACCGTTTTACATCGGGATCAACGACCCGCTGGGGCTCAACCCTTTTAAGACGCCCTTTACACCGGTAGTCTTCTCTCTCTTCACCAACCACTGGGCTCATGCGGCTGCGCATGACCATCACGGCCATCAGGGAAACCGCCGTGCAAGTATTCTCCGAGGACAAGAGCTCTTCAACTCTTACCACATCAACATTACGGGAGTGGGAGGGCTCAACGATGCCACGGGCCTTCCACTCATTAAAGGCACCTGCGGCACCTGTCACGATTCCTTCAACGTGGGAAATCACTCCATGTCAGTTCCGCTGAACATCGGTATCGCTGATGTGACAAATCCCTTGGGAGTCCATTATCTCCCGGTCATTACCCTGCGCAACAAGGCCGATGGAACGGAAGTGTCGACCACCGATCCGGGCCGAGCATTGATTACAGGAAAGTGGGCTGATATCGGGAAGTTCAAAGGCCCGATTCTCCGCGGTCTGGCCGCACGAGCCCCGTATTTTCACAATGGCTCGGCCGCAACCCTGAAGGAAACCGTGGAGTTTTATAATATTCGTTTCAGCATGGGCTTGACTCATCATCAAATAACGGACCTTGCCGCATTCTTGAGTACGCTGTAG
- a CDS encoding Toxin HigB — MDPVIRSFADRGTEAIFDGVDSGMARKTCPRNLWKVARRKLDQMNRVKDLAELAVPPGNRLERLRADRSAQHSIRINDQYRVCFRWEAGDVYEVEIADYH; from the coding sequence ATGGATCCCGTGATACGTTCTTTCGCGGATCGAGGCACCGAGGCAATATTTGACGGCGTCGATTCCGGGATGGCCAGAAAAACCTGTCCCCGAAATCTGTGGAAAGTGGCCAGAAGGAAACTCGACCAGATGAATCGCGTGAAAGATCTCGCTGAGCTGGCCGTACCACCAGGAAATCGCCTCGAACGGTTGCGCGCGGACCGGAGCGCACAGCACAGTATCAGAATCAACGATCAATATCGGGTCTGTTTCCGATGGGAGGCTGGAGATGTCTACGAGGTTGAAATCGCGGATTATCACTAA
- a CDS encoding Antitoxin HigA produces the protein MLLEEFVKPIGITQSELAIRLGISFPRLNEIIRGKRSITSDTALRLARVLGMSADFWLGLQMDWDLWHAIHGSKAGEIHRLEPLRPSA, from the coding sequence ATGTTGCTGGAGGAGTTCGTCAAGCCGATCGGCATCACTCAATCGGAATTGGCGATACGCCTGGGCATCTCATTTCCCCGGCTCAATGAAATCATCCGAGGCAAGCGGTCGATTACCTCCGATACCGCGCTTCGTCTGGCGAGGGTCCTTGGGATGTCTGCTGATTTCTGGTTGGGGTTACAGATGGACTGGGATCTCTGGCATGCTATACACGGCTCGAAGGCAGGCGAAATCCACCGCCTTGAGCCCCTCCGCCCGTCAGCCTGA
- a CDS encoding Protein lysine acetyltransferase Pat, with product MRPVRPFYIPPLETDHTESGSLIMRDGSTAGIRMAEPADAALLQQFVSRLSPESRRHRFFSESTPAADAIANLCDSSNPRSQLTLIVTRTWEGQQHIIAAGSYWAKDVHTAEVAMAVDDGFHGKGLGTLLLERLALAAIRHSFTHLWAVTHTDNLAMREVFRESGFTSHEAYEGDDMEVELSLIPTEKTVARAELRERLATTASLQTFFHPRSVAVVGASRDPKSIGHRLLEALRTNQFQGNIYPVNPHASEIAGVPVYPSVQAIPESVDLAVIAVPRQYVSSVIDECADRGVRAVVTITAGFAEVGAEGAELQKQLVEKIRQYGMRMIGPNCFGLLNTDPKVQLNATFTTMFPPRGRAAMSSQSGAIGIATLSGARRFHVGISSFVSVGNKADVSTNDLLQYWEEDPSTNVILLYMESMGNPRKFARLARRVSRRKPIVAVKAGRSQSGRRAASSHTAALAASDVAVDALFHQAGVIRAESLDELLNLAAGLSNQPLPFGRRVGILTNAGGPAVLCTDACEQYELVVPELSAQTKATLASFLPLAAALGNPVDLIASATADQYAKAIETLLSADEIDALIILYMAVTVTDTADIARGILTGIENGRNAGAKTKPVLIGWMAEGDNDRTFRSQTEIIPVYHLPETPALVLSKAVSYGEWRKQRPGMVPDFDDLNLAAARTICAAALSQRGAGWLSVEEARNVLSAIKLPIQPGGVARTADEAAAQARQAGYPVAVKLASYQIVHKTEIGGVQLNLKDEQAVRKAFDSIRTRLAETNQLDAMEGVLVQPMVTGGVEVMIGVTEDPLFGPLIAFGLGGIHVEILGDVQFRITPLTDLDAAEMIRGIKGYRLLTGYRGHPPADLEALEETLLRVSRLVEEISEISELDLNPIFALPPGQGCRIVDARIRVG from the coding sequence ATGAGACCAGTTCGTCCCTTCTACATTCCCCCTCTGGAGACCGACCACACCGAGTCCGGCTCGCTCATCATGCGTGATGGATCGACCGCCGGCATCCGAATGGCCGAACCGGCTGATGCGGCACTGTTGCAACAATTCGTCAGCCGCTTATCACCCGAATCCAGGCGTCACCGGTTCTTTTCGGAAAGCACCCCGGCGGCCGATGCCATTGCCAACTTGTGTGATTCTTCCAATCCACGTTCCCAGCTCACGTTGATCGTGACACGAACATGGGAGGGGCAGCAGCACATTATTGCTGCCGGCTCCTACTGGGCGAAGGATGTGCACACAGCGGAGGTGGCGATGGCCGTCGATGACGGATTCCACGGAAAAGGTCTGGGGACATTGTTACTGGAACGACTGGCCTTAGCCGCCATCCGACACAGCTTTACTCACCTGTGGGCTGTCACCCACACCGACAATCTGGCCATGCGCGAGGTCTTCCGAGAATCGGGGTTCACTTCGCATGAAGCCTACGAGGGTGACGACATGGAAGTGGAGTTGTCATTGATTCCCACGGAGAAAACCGTCGCCCGCGCCGAGCTTCGGGAACGGCTCGCCACAACCGCTTCACTCCAAACGTTTTTTCATCCCCGGTCGGTCGCAGTCGTAGGGGCATCACGCGACCCTAAGAGTATCGGGCATCGGCTCCTTGAGGCACTCCGGACAAATCAATTTCAGGGTAACATCTATCCGGTCAACCCACATGCCTCAGAGATCGCCGGTGTCCCTGTCTATCCTTCGGTACAGGCGATCCCCGAATCAGTCGATCTGGCCGTCATCGCTGTGCCTCGGCAATACGTCTCATCCGTCATCGATGAGTGTGCGGACAGAGGTGTCCGAGCGGTGGTGACTATTACGGCAGGCTTTGCCGAAGTTGGAGCTGAAGGAGCGGAGCTCCAGAAACAGCTAGTCGAAAAGATCCGGCAATACGGAATGCGCATGATCGGGCCCAATTGTTTCGGGCTCTTGAACACGGACCCCAAAGTACAACTGAATGCGACCTTCACCACGATGTTTCCGCCTCGCGGCCGTGCCGCCATGTCGTCGCAAAGCGGAGCCATCGGCATTGCGACCCTTTCCGGCGCTCGCCGGTTCCACGTGGGCATTTCTTCCTTTGTGAGTGTCGGAAACAAGGCCGATGTGTCCACGAACGATTTGTTGCAATATTGGGAAGAAGACCCATCTACCAATGTCATTCTCCTCTATATGGAGTCCATGGGCAATCCTCGCAAATTCGCCCGCCTCGCGCGGCGCGTCAGCCGTCGCAAACCGATCGTCGCAGTCAAAGCCGGGCGATCCCAATCGGGGCGGCGTGCGGCAAGTTCTCACACTGCGGCCCTCGCAGCCAGCGATGTGGCCGTCGACGCATTGTTTCATCAAGCCGGCGTCATTCGCGCTGAATCGCTCGACGAACTATTGAACCTGGCCGCCGGTCTCTCGAATCAACCCCTTCCATTTGGACGGCGGGTCGGAATTCTCACGAACGCCGGAGGGCCTGCCGTGCTCTGTACCGACGCGTGCGAGCAATACGAGTTGGTGGTGCCGGAATTGTCCGCTCAAACCAAGGCCACACTTGCCTCCTTTCTCCCGTTGGCCGCCGCGCTGGGCAATCCCGTCGACTTGATTGCTTCTGCGACAGCGGATCAGTACGCCAAAGCGATTGAAACTCTTTTGTCGGCTGATGAGATCGATGCGTTGATCATTCTCTATATGGCGGTGACTGTGACGGATACCGCCGATATCGCACGCGGCATCCTGACAGGTATCGAGAATGGTCGGAACGCGGGCGCCAAGACCAAGCCGGTACTCATCGGGTGGATGGCAGAAGGTGATAACGACCGGACGTTTCGTTCCCAAACGGAAATCATCCCTGTCTACCACTTGCCGGAGACCCCCGCCCTCGTGCTCAGCAAAGCGGTGTCTTATGGGGAGTGGCGAAAACAACGGCCCGGCATGGTGCCCGACTTTGACGATCTCAATCTTGCCGCCGCACGAACGATTTGTGCCGCCGCCTTATCCCAGCGTGGCGCCGGCTGGTTGTCGGTGGAAGAAGCACGAAATGTCCTGAGTGCGATCAAGCTGCCTATTCAGCCAGGCGGAGTGGCCAGAACAGCGGATGAAGCAGCGGCCCAGGCAAGGCAAGCCGGCTATCCGGTTGCCGTCAAACTGGCCTCGTATCAGATCGTGCACAAGACCGAGATCGGCGGCGTGCAGCTGAATCTCAAAGATGAACAAGCGGTGCGCAAGGCCTTCGACTCGATCAGAACTCGGCTCGCAGAAACCAATCAGCTCGATGCCATGGAAGGTGTGCTCGTGCAACCGATGGTGACCGGTGGTGTGGAAGTCATGATCGGAGTCACTGAGGACCCCTTATTCGGACCCTTAATCGCGTTTGGCCTCGGTGGGATTCATGTCGAGATTCTCGGCGATGTGCAGTTCCGCATCACCCCGCTCACCGACCTTGACGCAGCAGAGATGATCCGGGGAATCAAGGGCTATCGCCTCCTCACCGGCTATCGCGGGCACCCACCGGCCGATCTGGAAGCCCTTGAAGAAACGTTGCTGCGGGTGTCTCGCCTCGTCGAAGAGATCTCCGAAATCAGTGAACTCGACTTAAATCCGATCTTCGCATTGCCGCCCGGCCAGGGCTGCCGAATCGTGGATGCAAGGATACGGGTTGGATAG
- a CDS encoding Acyl carrier protein: MNKPLAPDEIRQTVLRLLGEIAPEVDLSLVKPDVGFRDQLDIDSMDFLNFVVSIHKTFGVEIPEADYPKYNTLNGCVEQLSEKRV; the protein is encoded by the coding sequence ATGAACAAGCCGCTCGCGCCGGATGAAATCAGGCAGACGGTCCTTCGCCTCCTTGGCGAGATCGCGCCGGAGGTGGATCTGTCCCTCGTGAAGCCGGATGTCGGTTTTCGTGATCAGTTGGACATCGACTCGATGGACTTCTTGAATTTTGTGGTCTCGATCCACAAGACCTTCGGGGTGGAGATCCCGGAAGCGGACTATCCGAAGTACAACACGCTCAATGGCTGCGTGGAGCAGTTGTCAGAGAAGCGAGTGTGA
- a CDS encoding Dihydrolipoamide acetyltransferase component (E2) of acetoin dehydrogenase complex has protein sequence MAEFVMPTLGSDMTEGTLVEWKKKVGDRVIKGEIIAEVDTEKSAIEVESFHTGVIQQLITQPGDTVPVGTVMAVIREEGKPIEQVETKPEAEPVKQPPPSRVTEPIVSPPSEPGRLRISPAAKQLVAELHVDPSMLKGTGPGGAITLDDVHAAAAMPTNEPSLVAIDRQTRMRETIAAAMARSKREIPHYYLSTTIDLGRAMAWLKAENLKRPVTDRLLYGVLLIKAVALALRQVPELNAVRKEGAVVQIPDIHIGIAVSLRQGGLVAPAIHHTDKQSLGELMTRFQDLVKRARTGTLRSSEFSDPTITVTSLGEQGVETVFGVIYPPQVALVGFGKVVERPWVIEGQVVSRPVVTASLSADHRVTDGHRGGIFLSVVDRLLQEPGAL, from the coding sequence ATGGCTGAATTCGTCATGCCGACGCTCGGCTCAGACATGACCGAGGGCACGTTGGTCGAATGGAAGAAGAAGGTCGGCGATCGGGTGATCAAAGGCGAGATCATCGCGGAAGTGGATACCGAAAAGTCCGCGATCGAAGTCGAATCGTTCCATACCGGCGTCATTCAGCAGCTCATTACACAGCCCGGCGATACGGTTCCGGTCGGCACGGTCATGGCTGTCATTCGCGAAGAAGGGAAACCGATCGAACAGGTTGAGACGAAGCCCGAGGCCGAACCTGTGAAGCAGCCGCCGCCTTCCCGGGTGACTGAACCGATCGTATCGCCACCATCTGAACCAGGCCGACTCCGCATTTCACCGGCCGCCAAACAGCTCGTCGCGGAACTTCACGTCGATCCTTCCATGCTGAAAGGCACCGGCCCGGGTGGCGCCATCACCCTTGACGATGTCCACGCTGCCGCAGCCATGCCGACAAACGAACCATCACTCGTAGCCATCGACCGCCAGACACGGATGCGGGAGACCATCGCCGCCGCCATGGCGCGATCAAAGCGGGAGATTCCCCACTATTACTTGAGCACCACGATCGACTTGGGCCGGGCCATGGCTTGGCTCAAGGCGGAAAACCTGAAGCGCCCCGTCACGGATCGGCTGCTTTATGGTGTCTTATTAATTAAGGCCGTGGCCTTGGCCCTTCGGCAGGTTCCGGAGTTGAACGCGGTCCGGAAAGAAGGCGCCGTTGTTCAAATCCCTGATATCCACATCGGCATAGCCGTGTCGCTGCGGCAAGGCGGCCTCGTGGCGCCGGCCATTCACCATACCGACAAGCAGAGTCTTGGCGAGTTGATGACGCGCTTTCAAGACCTGGTGAAGCGGGCCCGCACCGGGACGTTACGCAGTTCGGAATTCTCCGATCCGACGATCACCGTCACGAGCCTCGGCGAGCAGGGAGTCGAGACGGTCTTCGGGGTCATTTATCCTCCGCAGGTCGCCCTCGTCGGTTTCGGAAAAGTTGTGGAACGTCCGTGGGTCATCGAGGGGCAAGTGGTCTCAAGGCCGGTCGTGACGGCAAGCCTCTCCGCAGATCATCGCGTGACCGACGGTCACCGCGGTGGGATCTTTCTGTCAGTCGTCGATCGACTCTTGCAGGAGCCCGGGGCACTATGA
- a CDS encoding acetoin dehydrogenase E1 component beta-subunit: MKEDSSVLTKMTYREAVRAGLREALHSDPRVFLMGEDVGKYGGTYACSKGLLEEFGAERIRDTPLSESTFVGAGIGAALGGMRPIVEVMTVNFSLLALDQIVNNAATIRHMSGGQFSIPLVVRMATGAGRQVAAQHSHSLEGWYAHIPGIKVLTPATVADAKGMLPAALREPDPVFIFEHAYLYPMEGELDESIPPVDIAKAAVRRQGKDVSLITFGGSLWKALQAADTLAGEGIEAEVVDLRVLRPLDQATMLASVKKTHRAVVIDEGWRTGSFAAEISAQIMEGGFYDLDGPVARVCSAEVPIPYPKHLEDAALPQPETIVAAVRNLKG; encoded by the coding sequence GTGAAGGAAGATTCGTCGGTCCTGACCAAGATGACATACAGAGAAGCCGTTCGAGCCGGACTCCGTGAGGCGCTGCACAGTGACCCGCGCGTGTTTCTCATGGGCGAAGACGTCGGCAAGTATGGCGGCACGTATGCCTGTAGCAAAGGGTTGTTGGAGGAGTTCGGGGCTGAGCGTATCCGAGACACACCTCTGTCCGAAAGCACCTTCGTCGGCGCCGGCATCGGAGCCGCTCTTGGCGGCATGAGACCGATTGTAGAAGTGATGACGGTGAACTTCAGCCTCCTCGCTCTTGATCAGATCGTCAATAACGCCGCCACGATTCGCCATATGTCCGGCGGACAGTTCAGCATTCCGCTCGTCGTGCGCATGGCCACTGGGGCCGGCCGGCAAGTCGCCGCTCAACACTCCCATAGCCTGGAAGGATGGTATGCCCACATCCCCGGCATCAAGGTCCTCACGCCCGCGACCGTGGCCGATGCGAAGGGTATGTTGCCGGCGGCCTTGAGGGAACCGGACCCTGTCTTCATTTTTGAACATGCCTATCTGTACCCCATGGAAGGGGAGCTCGACGAAAGCATACCGCCTGTCGACATCGCAAAAGCGGCCGTGCGCCGTCAGGGAAAGGACGTGAGCCTGATCACGTTCGGCGGCTCGCTGTGGAAGGCGCTGCAGGCCGCCGATACGCTTGCCGGAGAAGGCATCGAGGCAGAGGTCGTCGACCTCCGCGTGCTGCGCCCCCTCGACCAGGCGACGATGCTGGCTTCCGTCAAGAAGACCCACCGAGCGGTCGTCATCGACGAAGGGTGGCGCACGGGAAGTTTCGCCGCAGAAATCAGCGCGCAGATCATGGAAGGCGGCTTCTATGATCTCGATGGCCCGGTGGCTCGCGTGTGTAGCGCGGAAGTCCCGATCCCTTATCCGAAACACTTGGAAGACGCGGCCCTGCCGCAGCCTGAAACGATCGTGGCCGCTGTCCGCAATCTCAAGGGATAA
- a CDS encoding acetoin dehydrogenase E1 component alpha-subunit has translation MTPPIHRDHGLKLLRHMLRIRRFEEKCAELYSLGKIRGFLHLYIGEEAVAAGAMPCFTPDDAIVGTYREHGHALIRGTPMGPLMAELYGKANGCARGRGGSMHFFDAARRFYGGLAIVGGGLPIAVGLALADKMQKRSRVTACFFGDGAVAEGEFHESVNLAALWKLPVLFLCENNLYAMGTALDRHQAQTDIAKKADAYGMTAQAVDGMDVLAVEAATKRAADFVRQGNGSYLLEYRTYRFRAHSMYDAELYRTKDEVAQWKQRDPIASFEQYLRGNGLLHDADVEKTEAAIAAEIAEAVAFAETGPWEPIEDLRKDVYTPRQAEAQVKVE, from the coding sequence ATGACACCGCCGATACATCGAGACCACGGCCTGAAATTGCTTCGGCACATGCTCCGCATCCGGCGGTTTGAGGAAAAGTGTGCGGAACTCTATAGCCTGGGTAAGATCCGAGGCTTCCTCCATCTCTATATCGGTGAGGAGGCGGTTGCGGCTGGCGCCATGCCATGTTTCACGCCGGATGATGCGATCGTCGGCACCTATCGCGAGCACGGCCACGCCCTGATACGCGGTACCCCGATGGGACCGCTGATGGCGGAACTCTACGGGAAAGCGAACGGCTGCGCGAGGGGACGAGGCGGATCGATGCATTTCTTCGACGCCGCGCGACGCTTTTATGGGGGCCTCGCGATCGTAGGAGGCGGGTTGCCAATCGCCGTCGGGCTGGCGCTGGCCGATAAGATGCAGAAGCGCTCACGGGTAACGGCCTGCTTCTTTGGCGACGGCGCTGTGGCGGAAGGGGAGTTCCATGAGTCCGTCAACCTTGCGGCCCTCTGGAAGCTCCCGGTCCTCTTCCTTTGCGAAAATAATCTGTACGCGATGGGCACCGCATTGGATCGGCATCAAGCTCAAACCGACATCGCCAAAAAGGCCGATGCCTATGGGATGACGGCTCAGGCGGTGGACGGCATGGACGTGCTCGCGGTGGAAGCGGCCACCAAACGAGCCGCAGATTTCGTACGCCAAGGCAACGGCTCTTACCTGCTCGAATATCGGACCTATCGATTCCGCGCCCACTCCATGTATGACGCCGAACTGTATCGCACCAAAGACGAAGTCGCTCAATGGAAACAGCGCGACCCGATTGCGTCCTTTGAGCAATATCTTCGGGGGAATGGGTTGCTGCACGATGCCGATGTCGAGAAGACGGAGGCCGCCATCGCCGCTGAAATTGCCGAAGCGGTGGCATTTGCGGAGACGGGACCGTGGGAACCGATCGAGGATCTCAGGAAAGATGTGTACACGCCTCGCCAGGCCGAGGCTCAGGTGAAGGTCGAGTGA